In Ignavibacteria bacterium, a single genomic region encodes these proteins:
- the pstA gene encoding phosphate ABC transporter permease PstA: MIDYYAKVSKTHASRRKIKSTIMLMACIIAAFIAILPLLYIFFYTTMQGASSLDLAFFTELPKPVGETGGGMANAIVGTFILVGLGSLIGIPVGLMAGIYVNEYSKSILANLVKFVTDVLSGIPSIIIGIFAYGVLVIPMQRFSALAGGFALGILMIPTITRTTEEMLKLVPHSLREAALALGIPRWKTTLRIVLRTASGGIITGILLAIARAAGETAPLLFTSFGNSFWASNLDEPIASIPVQIFNYAISPYEEWHRKAWAGAFVLICIVFIVSLIVRLATRNKYSQS, from the coding sequence ATGATTGATTATTATGCAAAAGTAAGTAAAACTCATGCATCAAGAAGAAAGATTAAAAGTACAATTATGCTTATGGCTTGCATAATTGCAGCGTTCATAGCAATTCTTCCTTTGTTGTATATATTCTTCTATACAACTATGCAGGGAGCTTCTTCTCTCGATCTTGCTTTCTTTACTGAACTGCCAAAACCTGTCGGAGAAACTGGCGGAGGTATGGCTAATGCAATCGTTGGTACTTTCATACTCGTGGGACTCGGTTCACTTATCGGTATTCCCGTCGGTCTTATGGCAGGAATTTATGTGAATGAGTATTCCAAAAGTATTCTTGCAAATTTAGTAAAGTTTGTAACCGACGTTCTAAGCGGTATTCCCTCAATCATAATAGGTATCTTTGCTTACGGAGTTCTTGTTATTCCAATGCAAAGATTCTCTGCTTTAGCAGGTGGATTTGCTCTTGGTATTTTGATGATACCGACAATAACAAGAACAACGGAAGAAATGTTGAAACTCGTTCCGCATTCACTTCGTGAAGCCGCACTCGCTCTCGGGATTCCAAGATGGAAAACAACTCTCAGAATAGTTCTTCGTACTGCATCAGGCGGAATCATTACTGGAATTCTCCTTGCAATCGCAAGAGCTGCGGGGGAAACAGCACCTTTGCTTTTCACTTCGTTCGGTAACAGCTTCTGGGCATCTAATCTCGATGAACCCATAGCATCAATTCCGGTTCAGATTTTTAATTATGCTATATCACCGTATGAAGAATGGCACAGGAAAGCATGGGCTGGTGCATTTGTTCTTATTTGCATCGTTTTTATTGTTAGTCTTATCGTTAGACTCGCTACTCGAAATAAATATTCGCAAAGTTGA
- the pstB gene encoding phosphate ABC transporter ATP-binding protein PstB — MKHSVETESLTVAFNGREAISDVSIKIRGNAVTAIIGPSGCGKSTFLRSLNFMHDLTPGAKVTGTIKIHNKDINEYDITEVRRKVGMVFQKPNPFPTMSIYDNVVAGLIMNKRYKKSRLNEIVEKSLILAGLWEESKDRLKVSALALSGGQQQRLCIARTLAVDPEIILFDEPTSALDPISTSAIEETLTKLKKEYTIVIVTHNMQQAARVSDFTAYFFLGKLIELGKTRTIFTSPKEKLTEDYITGRFG; from the coding sequence ATAAAGCATTCCGTCGAAACTGAATCTCTGACAGTTGCATTTAACGGTAGGGAAGCTATTTCGGACGTTAGCATAAAAATCAGAGGTAATGCTGTAACTGCTATCATCGGTCCCTCAGGTTGCGGTAAATCTACATTTCTACGCTCTCTTAATTTTATGCATGATCTTACTCCAGGTGCTAAAGTTACCGGTACAATTAAAATTCATAACAAGGATATAAACGAATACGATATTACTGAAGTTAGAAGAAAAGTTGGTATGGTGTTTCAGAAACCAAATCCTTTTCCTACTATGTCAATCTACGATAATGTCGTTGCAGGTTTGATTATGAACAAACGATATAAAAAATCTCGTTTAAATGAAATCGTTGAAAAATCACTCATCCTTGCAGGTTTGTGGGAAGAATCTAAGGACAGGCTTAAAGTATCTGCTTTAGCTCTGTCAGGTGGTCAGCAGCAAAGACTGTGCATTGCAAGAACTCTTGCTGTTGATCCTGAAATAATTCTATTCGATGAACCGACCTCTGCTTTAGACCCGATATCTACTTCAGCCATTGAAGAAACGCTTACAAAGCTTAAGAAAGAATATACAATTGTCATCGTTACCCATAATATGCAGCAGGCAGCGAGAGTAAGTGATTTTACAGCTTACTTCTTTCTCGGCAAACTTATTGAACTCGGGAAAACACGTACAATATTTACATCACCTAAAGAAAAACTGACTGAAGACTACATTACCGGCAGGTTCGGTTAA
- a CDS encoding TonB family protein, translating into MTEENKTLGDFKEPIEQRMQYGAPELKKFAAKYASRGLIFAIIIHVFLISSYIVTIYIEKIQEEKQLQIKRDIELKDIQTQETEAQEEDAPPPPDVQVQQPEALKDLAALTPEPVAKEKADIETIKKVDETEKIKAFVSSEGSENVDPNKETGKIQVDIKKTEEVEKKEEKKEKNKTYQQFEVDKPPVAVNLGQVKSSMRYPEIARSSGIEGKVTVKVLVGPDGSVVSVGGFSGPDVFRDEVTSKVMNLQFTPALQQGAPVRCWVSVPFSFTLTGKFKKDSGDEDKKEEKKEENKEESKEEN; encoded by the coding sequence ATGACAGAAGAAAATAAAACATTAGGGGACTTCAAGGAACCCATAGAACAAAGGATGCAATATGGTGCTCCGGAGTTAAAGAAATTTGCAGCTAAGTATGCTTCGAGAGGATTGATTTTTGCTATTATTATTCATGTTTTCCTGATTAGCTCTTACATCGTTACGATATACATTGAAAAGATTCAGGAAGAAAAACAGCTGCAGATTAAGAGAGATATTGAGTTGAAAGATATTCAAACACAGGAAACCGAAGCTCAGGAAGAAGATGCTCCTCCTCCTCCTGATGTTCAGGTTCAGCAACCTGAAGCTCTTAAGGACCTCGCTGCTTTAACTCCTGAACCTGTAGCAAAAGAAAAGGCTGACATTGAAACAATCAAAAAAGTTGATGAAACTGAAAAGATTAAAGCATTCGTTTCATCTGAAGGTAGTGAAAATGTTGACCCTAACAAAGAAACAGGTAAAATTCAGGTTGATATAAAGAAGACAGAAGAAGTTGAAAAGAAAGAAGAAAAGAAAGAAAAGAACAAAACTTATCAGCAGTTTGAAGTCGATAAACCGCCTGTAGCTGTTAATTTAGGACAGGTTAAAAGCTCGATGAGATATCCTGAAATTGCTCGTTCAAGCGGTATTGAAGGCAAGGTAACCGTTAAAGTTCTTGTCGGACCAGATGGATCAGTAGTTTCTGTTGGCGGTTTCAGCGGCCCGGATGTGTTCAGAGATGAAGTTACATCAAAGGTAATGAACCTCCAGTTCACCCCCGCATTGCAGCAGGGTGCCCCTGTTAGATGCTGGGTTAGCGTTCCGTTCAGCTTCACACTGACGGGTAAGTTCAAGAAAGACTCCGGCGACGAAGATAAGAAAGAAGAGAAAAAGGAAGAGAATAAAGAAGAAAGTAAAGAAGAAAATTAA
- a CDS encoding dipeptidase produces the protein MEKIIKYIESNKDRYLEELKDFLSIPSISNEEEHKDDVKKACSWLENHLKGIGLDNVTVYQTDGHPIVYADCLNAGKNKPTVLVYGHYDVQPVDPIDLWTNHPFKPTVKGSKIYARGSADDKGQILIHIKSIEAHLKNNGKLPINLKVIFEGEEEIGSTNLYKFLAKQKELLKADYVVISDTSMYKDNMPSICYGLRGLCFMQIDITGPNRDLHSGTFGGGVHNPINALAETITKLKDDKNRILIDGFYDDVVALSQKERDEFNRLPFDEKKYKMDLEVEELCGEDGYTTIERVSARPTLDCNGIWGGYQGHGAKTVLPSVAGAKVSMRLVPNQDPEKVAKLFEKYVMKIVPKSVKVKVTYLHGGKPSVTAIDTPAIKAAVKALKDAFGVDPVFFKEGGSIPIVNSFNEVLGADAILLGFGLPDDNIHSPNEKFDLNNFYKGISTVAYYYDELSKI, from the coding sequence ATGGAGAAAATAATAAAATACATTGAATCGAATAAAGATAGGTATCTTGAAGAATTAAAAGATTTCTTAAGCATTCCTTCAATTAGCAATGAGGAAGAACATAAAGATGACGTCAAGAAAGCATGTTCCTGGCTCGAAAATCATCTGAAGGGTATCGGACTTGATAATGTGACAGTATATCAGACTGATGGGCATCCCATTGTTTATGCAGATTGTTTAAATGCAGGAAAAAACAAGCCTACTGTTCTTGTTTATGGTCATTATGATGTTCAACCCGTTGACCCGATTGATCTTTGGACAAATCATCCTTTCAAACCGACTGTAAAAGGAAGTAAGATATATGCAAGAGGCTCAGCAGACGATAAAGGACAAATCTTAATACATATAAAGAGTATTGAAGCTCATCTTAAGAATAATGGTAAGCTGCCTATAAACCTGAAAGTTATTTTTGAAGGTGAAGAAGAAATCGGGAGCACAAATCTATATAAGTTTCTCGCAAAGCAAAAGGAACTTCTCAAAGCTGACTATGTAGTTATTTCTGATACTTCAATGTATAAGGACAATATGCCGTCAATTTGTTACGGTCTCAGAGGACTATGTTTTATGCAGATTGATATAACAGGCCCAAACAGAGACCTTCATTCAGGTACGTTCGGAGGCGGTGTTCACAATCCTATAAATGCACTTGCTGAGACAATAACTAAACTAAAAGATGATAAGAATAGAATATTAATAGATGGATTTTATGACGATGTAGTCGCTCTTTCGCAAAAAGAAAGAGATGAGTTTAACAGACTTCCTTTTGATGAGAAAAAATACAAAATGGACCTGGAGGTTGAAGAACTGTGTGGAGAAGACGGGTACACCACAATTGAAAGAGTTTCTGCAAGACCTACGCTGGATTGTAACGGTATCTGGGGCGGTTATCAGGGGCATGGTGCAAAAACAGTGCTGCCTTCGGTTGCAGGTGCAAAAGTTTCAATGAGGCTTGTCCCTAATCAAGATCCGGAAAAAGTAGCTAAACTTTTTGAAAAGTATGTAATGAAGATTGTACCAAAATCTGTAAAGGTGAAGGTTACTTATCTTCATGGAGGTAAACCTTCTGTCACTGCTATAGATACTCCTGCAATAAAGGCTGCTGTAAAAGCTCTGAAAGATGCCTTTGGAGTTGACCCGGTTTTCTTTAAAGAAGGAGGTTCAATTCCCATCGTTAATTCTTTTAATGAAGTACTCGGAGCGGATGCTATTCTTCTTGGATTTGGTCTACCGGATGATAATATACATTCACCAAATGAGAAATTTGACCTTAACAATTTTTATAAAGGAATAAGCACTGTTGCTTATTATTACGATGAACTTTCTAAAATATAA
- the yidC gene encoding membrane protein insertase YidC yields the protein MDKKSIIGFVVIGIILIAWMMWTSKNQKPQTPPNQNVTTVQDSGKSKVSTDSVKIIKKDTTVVNEYSTNFGNTFTRSSIQYSKDSLSASEKIFTVENDKYRFEFSNFGGALLKAYLKNFTTWDGKEVQLVDWKKERELNLMFTSKEGVTINTRDLLFIQSDYPHQNVNLTESKDFTLKYSLILNNDSSQKIVKTYTFIPDSYEFTVDYEFSNPSKFIADNKYQIVWGSSLNLTEYRSDEEARFSGAYSYMGGELEEMMPSDFNKEEKFDANGNTDYVATRNKYFGVFIIPISRKGDGAYLTANKMHLPDEGQKNLFSIAVKMDIKNDSYEKSAFKILLSPVDYKILKSYNMELEKTMRFSLDWLVRPIAQYAIIPFFNFLHLFIPNWGVVIIVFAIVLKIVLNPLTKKQMSSMRKMSTLNPKMTEIREKYKDDPQKMNSMIMKLYKEEGINPMGGCLPMLLQLPILYALFGVFQSTIELRQASFIWWITDLSAPDVLFHLPFKIPLFGIDQVSGLATLMGITMFIQQKMTVTDPKQKSLVYIMPIMMTLLFFSFPSGLNLYYFMFNLLSIGQQYYTTKIRPPKEEEIKKPVKPGMMARFMERMQQQQKEMNKRRKR from the coding sequence ATGGATAAAAAATCTATAATCGGTTTTGTTGTAATTGGTATCATACTTATCGCATGGATGATGTGGACTTCGAAAAACCAAAAGCCTCAAACTCCGCCAAATCAAAATGTTACGACTGTTCAGGATTCGGGCAAATCAAAGGTAAGCACCGATTCTGTCAAAATCATAAAGAAGGATACTACGGTTGTTAATGAGTATTCCACTAATTTTGGAAACACATTCACACGAAGCTCTATACAATATTCAAAGGATTCTTTATCAGCATCAGAAAAAATATTTACGGTTGAGAATGATAAATATCGGTTTGAATTCTCAAACTTCGGAGGGGCGCTTCTTAAAGCTTATCTGAAAAATTTTACCACATGGGACGGCAAAGAAGTTCAGCTTGTAGACTGGAAAAAAGAAAGAGAACTCAACCTGATGTTCACTTCTAAAGAGGGTGTAACTATCAACACAAGGGATCTATTGTTTATTCAGTCAGATTATCCTCATCAAAATGTTAACCTTACGGAATCTAAAGATTTTACGTTAAAATACAGTCTGATTCTCAATAACGATTCATCGCAAAAAATAGTAAAGACCTATACATTTATTCCAGACTCTTACGAATTCACAGTAGATTATGAATTCAGCAATCCCTCAAAATTTATTGCAGATAATAAATATCAAATAGTTTGGGGATCATCACTTAATCTAACTGAATACAGAAGCGACGAAGAGGCAAGATTTTCAGGTGCTTACTCGTACATGGGCGGCGAGCTTGAAGAAATGATGCCATCAGACTTTAACAAAGAAGAAAAATTTGATGCAAACGGCAATACCGACTATGTTGCAACAAGGAATAAGTATTTCGGGGTTTTCATAATTCCGATTTCGAGAAAAGGTGACGGTGCTTATCTTACGGCTAACAAGATGCATCTGCCGGATGAAGGACAAAAGAATCTATTTTCTATCGCTGTAAAAATGGATATCAAGAACGATTCTTATGAAAAATCAGCTTTCAAGATTCTTCTATCACCTGTCGATTATAAGATTCTTAAGTCATATAATATGGAACTTGAGAAAACCATGCGTTTCTCTCTTGATTGGCTTGTCAGGCCGATTGCGCAGTATGCAATTATCCCCTTCTTTAACTTCCTGCATTTATTCATTCCTAATTGGGGTGTTGTCATAATAGTTTTTGCTATAGTTCTTAAAATTGTTCTTAATCCGCTTACAAAGAAGCAGATGTCATCAATGAGAAAAATGTCAACTCTAAATCCAAAGATGACTGAAATACGTGAAAAGTATAAAGATGACCCTCAGAAGATGAACTCTATGATAATGAAACTCTATAAGGAAGAAGGAATAAATCCGATGGGTGGTTGTCTGCCTATGCTTCTCCAGTTGCCTATTCTTTACGCATTATTCGGAGTGTTTCAATCTACGATTGAATTAAGACAAGCTTCATTTATTTGGTGGATTACAGACCTTTCGGCTCCGGATGTTCTATTCCACTTACCTTTCAAGATACCCTTGTTTGGTATAGATCAAGTATCGGGACTTGCAACCCTCATGGGCATAACGATGTTCATACAACAGAAAATGACAGTTACTGATCCTAAACAGAAAAGTCTGGTTTATATTATGCCAATAATGATGACCCTTTTATTCTTTAGTTTCCCATCAGGATTAAACCTGTATTATTTCATGTTTAACCTGCTTTCAATCGGTCAACAGTATTACACGACTAAAATACGTCCTCCAAAAGAAGAAGAAATAAAGAAGCCTGTAAAACCAGGTATGATGGCAAGATTCATGGAAAGAATGCAGCAGCAGCAAAAGGAAATGAACAAACGAAGGAAGAGATAA
- a CDS encoding substrate-binding domain-containing protein, with translation MKHNSCKYFLVILVLFSLGFSSCDFKEIKSKATIGELSIEVDENIEPVLPYLKSEFERLNPEAKITYSSKPTKVAIADLINKDTKLIMGASELNDEELRILKENKMEFQKQEIATDAVAFIVNQSNPVLRVTSDDLKNIFTGKYELWSQIKAPDDEQNKEVLANLKGNDNKIKVFIQRPNSAIYSYIKDTLLAGMEYIKTAVICSTSVQMLDMIRSTKNSIGISNLAWLSMGNQDSLDTSVKTLRVSRIYPSGRQDDYAQLHQGLVFTKKYPYTRKIWAYTTVLDIQLSTGWITFLRNKDGQKVFLERGLVPVSQPVKVIQLD, from the coding sequence ATGAAACACAATTCCTGTAAATATTTTTTAGTTATACTGGTCTTATTTTCGTTAGGTTTTAGCAGCTGCGATTTCAAAGAGATTAAATCCAAGGCAACGATTGGCGAGCTTTCTATTGAAGTTGATGAAAATATTGAACCCGTTTTACCTTATCTTAAAAGCGAATTCGAACGCCTGAATCCCGAAGCTAAGATTACTTACAGTTCAAAACCTACAAAGGTTGCAATTGCAGACCTTATCAACAAAGATACAAAACTCATAATGGGCGCTTCCGAGTTAAATGACGAAGAACTCAGGATTCTTAAAGAGAATAAAATGGAGTTTCAAAAGCAGGAGATTGCAACCGACGCCGTTGCATTTATCGTCAATCAGAGTAATCCCGTACTCAGAGTTACCTCAGATGACCTAAAAAATATATTTACAGGAAAATATGAACTATGGTCACAGATAAAAGCACCTGATGATGAACAAAATAAAGAGGTCTTGGCAAATTTGAAGGGTAATGATAACAAAATAAAGGTTTTTATTCAAAGACCAAATTCAGCTATTTATTCCTACATTAAAGATACTCTCCTTGCAGGAATGGAATACATTAAGACTGCGGTTATATGTTCAACCAGTGTTCAGATGCTTGATATGATTAGAAGCACTAAGAATAGTATTGGTATCTCAAACCTTGCTTGGCTATCGATGGGTAATCAGGATTCTCTGGATACTTCTGTTAAAACACTCAGGGTATCGAGAATATACCCGAGCGGAAGACAGGATGACTATGCACAACTTCACCAGGGACTTGTATTCACTAAAAAATATCCATACACTCGAAAGATTTGGGCTTATACTACAGTTCTTGATATACAGCTTTCGACTGGTTGGATTACGTTCCTAAGGAACAAAGACGGACAAAAAGTGTTTCTAGAGAGAGGACTGGTTCCGGTTTCACAACCGGTTAAGGTTATACAATTAGATTAA
- a CDS encoding L,D-transpeptidase — protein sequence MQNNIQYTVGKNDRSQYIIFIPFVFVCFLLASYVLLAGQNTFYTAFINDGFTEYFPHATKRNDAAKKINILSENDVSVGLKDTVYTDKDSWLELRIDQQMLYQHFRDGRVFKYPISSGNKYLSRSVESRPGLFAIFHKTEKHESSQYNGAEMYFFMPFNQGIGFHSLNGTGYYGSLGVRPSSHGCIRMRHEDVRKVFKDSPLGTLVLAHNGKTARTVGFAPKEFSTTDSLTKDEEKLLLAENLHNILDGKYFISDRRFFIVNPKTIPVSGVYIGYDAKLPDKQKTLKSIYYFKNQDDRLMTIGSGDILDSVKSAEYLVGMNFDDYVINDRKTDQDLSSAELIKKYFHNPIGILPYFPPEN from the coding sequence ATGCAAAATAATATACAATATACAGTGGGTAAAAACGACAGAAGTCAGTATATAATCTTTATTCCCTTTGTATTTGTTTGTTTTTTACTTGCGTCATACGTATTGCTTGCCGGGCAGAATACTTTTTACACTGCATTTATCAACGACGGTTTCACAGAATACTTCCCGCATGCAACGAAGAGAAACGATGCCGCTAAGAAAATTAATATACTTTCTGAAAACGATGTTTCGGTCGGACTAAAAGATACCGTTTACACAGATAAAGATAGCTGGCTCGAACTTAGAATTGACCAGCAGATGCTTTATCAGCATTTTAGGGACGGACGCGTTTTTAAGTATCCGATTTCTTCTGGTAATAAATATCTTAGCAGAAGCGTGGAATCGCGCCCGGGTTTATTCGCTATTTTCCATAAGACTGAAAAACATGAATCATCACAGTATAACGGTGCAGAAATGTATTTCTTTATGCCGTTCAATCAGGGTATTGGTTTTCATTCTCTCAACGGTACTGGTTATTATGGTAGCCTCGGAGTTAGACCTTCTTCTCACGGTTGCATAAGAATGAGACATGAGGACGTTCGCAAAGTGTTTAAAGATTCTCCGCTTGGAACTCTTGTTCTTGCACATAACGGTAAGACTGCTCGTACTGTTGGCTTTGCACCAAAAGAATTCTCTACTACAGATTCATTGACGAAAGATGAAGAGAAACTCCTCCTCGCTGAAAACCTTCACAATATTCTCGATGGAAAGTACTTTATCTCGGATAGGAGATTTTTCATAGTTAATCCAAAGACTATTCCGGTTTCGGGTGTTTACATAGGTTATGACGCAAAACTTCCTGATAAACAAAAAACTTTGAAGAGTATATATTATTTCAAAAATCAGGATGACAGGTTAATGACTATCGGTTCTGGTGATATTCTTGATAGTGTTAAATCTGCCGAATACCTTGTCGGGATGAATTTTGACGATTATGTTATTAATGATAGAAAGACGGATCAGGACCTTTCATCTGCAGAATTGATAAAGAAATATTTCCATAATCCTATCGGAATTCTGCCTTATTTCCCTCCTGAGAACTAA
- the pstC gene encoding phosphate ABC transporter permease subunit PstC encodes MNNGINEESTNSANKVLIRKEIKAGKKISDIFFENITLVFAFMIILLVGYIIYIMFIDSKASRDAFGFGFIFSENWDSVKDNFGALTFIYGTLVSSVIALAISLPVSIGVAVFLTELAPQLIKNTISFLVEILAAIPSIIYGFWGIFVLAPFMRNTVQPFLQDTLGFLPIFKGNPIGFGLLTAGIVLAIMITPIITAISRDVLRAIPISQREAAYALGATKWEAIKMALLNAKNGILGATVLGLGRAVGETMAVTMVIGNKAQIKASLFEPAYSMASVIANEFAEASGSLHISSLIEVGLILFGVTFIINSFARLLIYSYTRKAEIK; translated from the coding sequence ATGAATAATGGTATAAATGAAGAATCGACTAACTCGGCAAATAAAGTATTAATTCGAAAAGAGATAAAAGCCGGGAAAAAGATTTCGGATATATTCTTCGAGAATATTACCCTCGTTTTCGCATTCATGATTATTTTACTCGTAGGGTATATAATTTACATAATGTTCATCGATTCAAAAGCCTCCCGTGATGCTTTCGGTTTTGGTTTTATTTTCTCGGAAAACTGGGATTCTGTTAAAGATAATTTTGGCGCTCTTACCTTTATTTACGGAACTCTGGTTTCTTCAGTTATTGCATTAGCTATTTCACTGCCCGTTAGTATTGGCGTTGCAGTCTTTCTTACCGAACTTGCACCTCAGCTCATTAAAAATACAATTAGTTTTCTCGTAGAAATTCTCGCAGCTATTCCGAGTATTATTTATGGTTTCTGGGGTATTTTCGTGCTGGCTCCTTTTATGAGAAATACCGTTCAGCCCTTCCTTCAGGATACACTTGGATTTTTACCTATATTTAAAGGCAATCCAATCGGGTTTGGATTGCTTACTGCAGGTATCGTTCTCGCAATCATGATTACACCAATCATCACTGCTATTTCACGGGATGTCCTAAGAGCAATTCCAATCTCTCAGCGTGAAGCTGCTTACGCTCTTGGCGCTACTAAATGGGAAGCAATCAAAATGGCTCTCCTTAACGCGAAAAACGGAATTCTCGGCGCTACCGTTCTCGGACTCGGTAGAGCAGTCGGCGAAACTATGGCTGTTACAATGGTTATCGGTAATAAAGCTCAGATTAAAGCATCATTATTCGAACCTGCCTATTCTATGGCTTCTGTCATTGCAAATGAGTTTGCTGAAGCATCGGGTAGCCTGCATATCTCTTCTCTTATAGAAGTCGGACTTATACTTTTTGGAGTTACCTTTATAATCAATTCATTCGCAAGACTTCTCATTTACAGTTACACTAGAAAGGCAGAGATAAAATAA
- a CDS encoding tetratricopeptide repeat protein produces MIKIKVSILSICLLVLFALTAQAQNDLQKGRDAINRGDYLKAVDILSKVVVNDKDYDAYYLYGLALYRTGSLVKAEENLKKALSEDDEGIGAMITLGNLYSSQKKYSEANNLFKRGLKIEPDNIDLMIAQSDNFSAQEKIDDAIKVLTLATTISKENPKVYVGLGDAYRIRGSFKLAADYYKKAIALKKIPEAYTGLGESFARQRKYNEAIVEFNNAISVDPNYAPAYFGKGRILYFGGQFGDALEAFKKYSELMPGSQEGNSYYAKVLYAQGVYYSDRNQNEPANEKFNEALKILDGVLKTDPKSSTGNLYTAYIYAEKAEIDDVNKTDFLNKAVEYFSKVEIKYYDEEDLQVLAKVNSNLQKFDEAEKYFKMALQKDSLDYDTYYEWGKSLYKEEKYEAAIEKFQKSIDLGNPNPFSTLYKGFCYYSMKQYLDAVPFFQKVIESDPKFVLALEFLARSYRFGNKDMESIETYEKILQLEPENKEAIEMIKALKAKLGKQ; encoded by the coding sequence ATGATTAAGATTAAAGTTTCAATTCTATCGATTTGCTTATTAGTGCTGTTTGCATTGACTGCACAGGCACAGAATGATTTACAAAAAGGCAGAGATGCGATTAACAGAGGTGATTACCTTAAAGCTGTTGATATTCTCAGCAAAGTAGTTGTCAATGATAAAGATTACGATGCTTATTATCTTTATGGTCTCGCTCTCTACAGAACAGGTTCTTTGGTTAAAGCCGAAGAGAATCTTAAAAAAGCATTGAGTGAGGATGATGAGGGTATAGGTGCTATGATAACTCTTGGAAATCTGTATAGTTCCCAGAAGAAATATTCAGAAGCTAATAACTTATTCAAGAGGGGATTGAAAATCGAACCGGATAATATCGACCTTATGATTGCACAGTCTGATAATTTTTCCGCACAGGAAAAAATCGATGACGCAATAAAGGTATTGACTCTTGCTACTACAATCAGCAAAGAGAATCCTAAAGTTTACGTAGGTCTTGGCGATGCTTACAGAATAAGAGGTTCTTTCAAGCTTGCCGCTGATTATTACAAGAAGGCTATTGCATTGAAAAAAATTCCTGAGGCTTATACAGGTCTCGGTGAGTCATTTGCAAGACAAAGAAAGTACAATGAAGCTATTGTCGAATTTAATAATGCTATTAGCGTTGACCCCAATTATGCACCAGCTTATTTTGGAAAAGGTAGAATCCTTTATTTTGGTGGTCAGTTCGGCGATGCTCTCGAAGCCTTTAAGAAGTACAGTGAATTAATGCCAGGTTCTCAGGAAGGAAACTCATACTACGCAAAAGTTCTATATGCTCAGGGTGTTTATTATTCAGACAGAAATCAGAACGAACCGGCAAACGAAAAATTCAATGAAGCCCTAAAGATTCTTGATGGGGTTTTGAAGACTGACCCGAAATCCTCAACCGGTAATCTTTACACTGCTTATATCTACGCTGAAAAAGCTGAGATAGATGATGTAAATAAAACGGACTTTCTGAATAAAGCTGTTGAATACTTCTCTAAAGTGGAAATTAAATACTATGACGAAGAAGACCTGCAGGTTCTTGCTAAGGTAAATTCGAACCTTCAGAAATTCGATGAAGCAGAGAAATACTTCAAGATGGCTCTTCAAAAGGACAGCTTAGATTATGATACTTATTATGAATGGGGTAAATCGCTATACAAAGAGGAAAAGTATGAGGCAGCTATTGAAAAGTTTCAGAAAAGTATTGATCTGGGAAATCCAAACCCATTCTCAACACTTTATAAGGGATTCTGCTATTACTCTATGAAACAATATCTTGATGCAGTACCTTTTTTCCAGAAAGTTATTGAATCAGACCCTAAATTTGTCCTTGCACTTGAGTTTCTTGCACGGTCATACAGGTTTGGAAACAAAGATATGGAATCAATCGAAACCTACGAGAAAATCCTTCAACTTGAACCTGAGAATAAAGAAGCGATTGAAATGATTAAAGCTCTTAAAGCTAAACTTGGAAAACAATAA